The DNA window CAGCTTCTACACCAGTTGCGCTTGTTCGTTGGGGTACAAAAACAGTTCAAGAAGTTCTCGTATCTACCCTTGAACATGTAGTAGAAGACGTAGAAAAGGCACAACTAAAAGCGCCAGCTATCATCGTAGTAGGCGATGTAGTTAACCTTCGTGAAAAATTACAATGGTTCGATAATAAACCGTTATTCGGTAAAACTATTGTAGTTACACGCGCTCGCTCCCAAGCTAGTGCATTCCGCGAAAAATTAGAAGCTCAAGGTGCTAATGTAGTCGAAGCGGCAGCGATTAAAACATCTCCATTGGAGTTGTTTGATGAAGATCGTCGTATCATCAATAATACAAAACAATACCAATGCATTGTATTCACATCTGGCGAAGGAGTTCGTTACTTCTTTGATGCTCTTTACAAAGAGGGCAAGGATACACGTGCATTAGGTAATTCTAAAGTAGCAGCTATTGGCTGTGCTACAGCTCGGGAACTTCAAAAATACGGCATTGTTCCAGATATTATTCCTGTAGACTATAAAGCTGAATCTGCTGTAAAGGCTCTTGAAGAAGAACTTAAAGCAGGCGACTCCGTATTGCTCATCCAACCAAAAGTAGCGCGCGACGTAATTCCACGCTCTTTGCGTCATCACGATATAGATGTAGATATTTTGCGTTTATATGAAACGACACAAGATACATCTCAACAAGAAGCATTAGTCAATGCATTAACTGCAGGTACTGTAGACTACATTACGTTTACAAGTTCCTCTACAGTAACCAATACAATCCAATTATTGGGCGATGATGCATTAAAATTATTAGGCAATACAAAGATTGCTTGCATCGGACCTATCACAGCTGCTACAGCTATGAGTGCAGGTCTTAAACCAGCTGTTATCAGCGATGTATATACAACTGATGGCTTGGTAAATGCTATTGTTAAGGACATTTAGGAGGATTACATGTACGATTTAACATACCGTCCTCGCCGCTTGCGTATCAATCCAGAAATGCGTGATTTGGTACGGGAAACGACACTCGACGTAACTGATTTAATTTATCCATTATTTATCGTTCCTGGTGAAGGTATCAAAAAAGAAATCGATACGTTGCCAGGCCAATACCACTTATCCGTTGATGAAGCTGTAAAAATGGCTCAAGAGGTATATGATCTTGGTATTCTTGGGGTAGAAATCTTCGGTATTCCTACATATAAGGACGAACAAGGTTCCTCTGCATGGGATATGTCCCAACCTGTACAACAAGCTATCAAAGCCATCCGTGCAGCTGTGCCAAACCTATTGGTGGTAGCTGATGTTTGCTTGTGCCAATACACAACAACAGGCCATTGCGGCATGATTGATGATCATGAAATCTTAAATGATGAAACATTGCCATTGCTTTGTAAAGTAGCGGTAAGCCAAGCAGAAGCAGGTGCTCATATGGTGGCTCCATCCGATATGATGGACGGCCGTGTAGGTGCTATCCGTGAAGCCCTTGATGCGGCAGGTTATACTAATGTGTCCATCATGAGCTATGCTGCAAAATACGCATCCGCTTACTATGGTCCATTCCGTGGTGCCGTTAACTCTGCTCCTAAATTTGGTGATCGTAAATCCTATCAAATGGACCCAGCAAATCGCTTGGAAGCTTTCAGAGAAATCGAACTCGACATCGCTGAAGGTGCAGATATTATTATGATTAAACCAGCATTGTCCTACTTGGATATCGTTCGCGAAACACGTGACCGCTATGAATTACCTGTGGCGGTATACAATGTATCTGGCGAATATGCGATGGTTAAATCCGCTGCAGCAGCTGGTCTTATCGACGAAGAACGCCTCGTTATGGAAACAATGCTTTCTATGAAGCGCGCCGGTGCTAAAATCATCATTACGTACCATGCTATAGATATTGCTAAATGGTTACAAAAGTAAGGAGAAACCATGTTCCAACTCGGTAAATCTGAAAAAGCCTTTGAAGAGGCTAAACGTTATATGCCAGGTGGCGTAAACAGTCCTGTTCGTTCCTACCGCAGTGTAGGTTCTAACCCTCCGTTTATTAGCAGTGCTAGCGGTAGCCGTATTTATGATATCGATAATAACGAATACATCGACTATGTGTTGAGCTGGGGCCCTATGATTTTGGGCCATGCGAACCCTGAAGTTATTGCAAGCTTACAAGAGGCAATTCCTCGCGGCACTAGTTATGGTGCGCCTACACTACTAGAAACAGAATTGGCTAAGAAGGTACAAGCCTTTATGCCATCTATGGAGGTTATCCGCCTCGTTAACTCTGGTACAGAGGCCACTATGAGTGCTTTGCGCGTAGCTCGTGGGTATACTGGTCGCGATCGTATCGTAAAATTCGTTGGCTGTTACCATGGGCATAGTGATGCGCTTTTGGTAAAAGCTGGCTCTGGCCTTGCTACCTTTGGTGTGCCAGATAGCCCTGGCGTTCCACAAGGCGTAGCAGAAAATACCATAACTTTGCCGTACAATGACTCTGATGCAGTTCGCAAATTATTCGACGACATCGGCGATACTATTGCGGCGATTATCGTAGAACCTGTAGCAGGCAACATGGGCTGCGTGCCTCCAGAACCAGGCTTCCTTGAAACCTTGCGTGAAGTAACTAAGGCTCATGGTGCATTATTGATCTTTGATGAAGTTATGTGTGGCTTCCGCGCTAGCAGCGGCGGTGCTCAAAAACGTTATAACATCAAACCTGATCTTACATGTTTAGGTAAAATCGTTGGCGGTGGTATGCCACTTGCTGTATTTGGCGGTGCTCGTGAGATTATGAACCAAATTGCACCAGCTGGTCCTATTTACCAAGCCGGTACATTAAGCGGTAACCCTATTGCTGTTACCTCTGGTCTTGCAACGCTTTCCATTTTGCAACGAGACCCAACAATTTTTAAACAAGTTGAAGATGCAACCATAGCTCTTTGTGAAGGTTTTGAACGTTTGGCAGCTCAATACAATGTGCCTGTTGTAGTGCAACGGGTAGGCTCCATGTTCACCATCTTCTTCACTGATAAACCAGTTAAAAACTTCGATGATGCAGCAGCTTGTAATGAAGAACAATTCAAAATGTTCTTCCATCATAACTTGAGCCATGGTATCTACTATGCGCCAAGCCCTTATGAAAGTAACTTCGTATCTATCTGCCATAAGAGCAGTGAAATCGAACGTACATTGGCCGTAGCTGATGAAGCTTTCAAAAAAATCGGTGATACATTAAAAAATTAGTGATACATTATTATAAAATCAGTAATTCACTATTATGAAAGCATATAGTTTGTAGTTGTTTATGTATCGATGTAGGTGATGAACATGCAGTTTTACAAGAACTTAAAGCGTGCTCGCGTGCGCATGGGCAAAAGCCAAATCGAAGTAGCAAAGGCCGTAGGTATCAGTAATGCGGCGCTTTCAAATTACGAAACAGGGTATCGCGAACCAGATTTAGATACACTCTGTGCCCTGTCTCGCTATTATGGATTGACCTTGGATGAGCTGTTAGATGTAAATGGAGAACAACACGAGCCCATCTATGATCTCAGTCCTGTACTCAAAAATAAATACATCGCCTATAAAGGTGAAGTATTCGAGTTGAAAGACTCACAAAAACGTGCGCTCTTGCGCGAGCTAGATAATCTATTTACTAAATTTGAGAAATCAAAGGTAGAAGATAAAAGTAGCAAGCCAAAAACGTACAAACATGGGAACCCACATATCAATCGAGCGGGCCTAGCTAACAGCGCTGGTAGCTTAGCGGCACGACGAAATATAAAGTAGGTTAATATACTAAATTATAGATTGAGTGGAACATGTTTATTTGAACAACTGAATTAGAGTGATTTAAAAGCACCATCTATCTTAATGGGAAACGACACATAAATCGGACCTAGGTAGATGGTGCTTTTGTATTACTATATTGTAAATGCCTGTGCTAACGCTTTGAGATTTTTTAGGTTAACTATAAAAATAAATTAAAGATAACAATATTAAAATATCAGTTGGTGATATAAGTTGGTTTAATATATAATTGAAATATAGAAGTGATCAAGATGAGTTAATGTGGTCTATTAAATTTAATATAGGGAGATAAGAATGTATTTTATAGATGAAATTATAGATTTTATTAATAAAAATGTTGACTCTTGGTTGATTGCGACTTTGATCTTGTTATGGGCAATAATATTTCCTCAATATACAGGGATTCATTTTAATGGTGACTTTAAGCGTCCAGGTTCTATTGAATCTACTCTAACACGAATTATTGCAATCCTCATGCTTATCGGTCTGTTTATAGTGGAATTTGTTTTTGACAATAAATAAGATGATTTATTTTATTTGTTTAGGACGGAATTATGAATGTAATAGAAAGATTGCTCTTTGAAGAAGGTTATTCTTTTTTCTTGGTGTGTGTAATATTAATTTTTTTATTTTTGTTTCCACAGTTTTCTGGGGTGAAAGAGAGTAAACTATTAATTAAATATAGAATTTCTCCACGGCTATTTATATTGTTTATGTTGATACTTGTGATATTAATGCATTATGGTCTAAGCCTTTAAGAATATAAAAGTTTCTAAGCCAATTGAACATGACATTATTGATGAATTGATAGCATGTATGGTTGATAATGCATCCAGTAGCGGGGTTATGTCTACTGAAGAAAGGCTTAACCTCTTAGCCAAATATAATACTTAGCAAAGAGCTGATGAGGATAGAGAGAACGAGCTTGATTAGAATGAAATAGATAAATAATGGGGGAATATGAATATTGGAATAGTTTTGCTTTTAATAGGAGTAATTCTTTATATTATAGGTAATATTGCAGATACGGTTCATTATGATGTTGGTGTATCTACAACTCATTATGGAATTGAGGCAACAGGTGCGTATACAGATTATGTGGGAAATATAAATGATGCTTAAATATGGGATTCAGATTATAATCGAATAATTTATCAATATTGGTATAATCATCCACAAGAACCATTAGAGGTTTATAATGGTCCGAGCGGGCATGCTATGCTAATTAAAAGAACACCGTTTGGTGTATTGCAACACAAAGGTACTACTTATGGGGATAATAGAGATTGGTATATTAGTAGAGATTTTGATAGGTATAATGGAAGATTATATTATAGAAGGGTAAGGATGTAATAAAGATATATGCGAATAAGTTTATTGAAAGAACTTGGGGCAAATTTATTTAAATATATGTTTGGTGGTATTGTAGTAGCCTTTATACTAATTATAATTGTTGGTATCACTACTCGATATTATCATTATAATGACAATTCTTCTGCATTAATCAGATATGGATATTCTCTCTACAAAGAGGATTTGATTGATGAGATAAACTGGATTCGCATTGGTGATAAGTTTATGGTGAAGAATTCTGACTATACTGACTTTAAGGCAAAGTATAATCAGAGTAGATTCTTAGCTGATATAAATGATAATAAGGACAAAATTAGTGCAGGTCTTAATACCAATAGCATTAGAGTCCAGTTGAAAGAAGACTTTATACGAATTAAATATAAAATGGTGGATTGATAAAGATGGTTTTCGATAGGGTTGTTATTAATAAATTAAAAATAATTATATTTGTAGTAGGAATAATCATAGGCTCATTTAGTGGTGCTCTTGTATTAGAGAAAATAGATAATACATTGGAATCCATTTATTCTGGTAGACAAGCTCTTATTTGGAATGAATATAAAAGTTTTGATCATCGTGAGCATTTTACTATCAATGCCATCTATCCTTTTAAATATGAAATTGGTAGTGTTAGACCTTATTTTATTGTTGATGCAGTAAGTAATAGTAATATGGATACAATAGAAAAATCTTTAGCTTTAAATGGATGGCAACAAATAGAGGCTAATACATTTAAAAAAGAAACTAGTGGAGACGTATTAAAATTATCTGTAAAACCTATTAACATGAATGAATTTATGATTGTATATTATTACTAACTTTTACAAATGGAATCCATACTATTAGTTATGTGCTAATCGTAATAATTAATGAATAGTTATATAGGTAAAGTTATTCAGAAATGTATTAGTGGAGTTAGAAGAGATTATGAACGCTGGGCGTATCTTATGTAGTATTTTACTAGCTATGTATGCAATATATATTATACGAAATAATACAATAACTATTGCAGGCGCAAATGTTAAGAGAAGCCTTGTTCTTACAATGATACAATTAGGTCAATTATTGATGATTGAATTAATGGTTATTTTCGGTGGGACGATTTTACATAGCTTTTCTATTTTTTCGTTAATACTTGCGGTTCTTCTTTTGTGGGAAATGTTTGCACTAAAGCAAAATCTCAATGAATATTTTATGTGCAAGGAAGGAAAAAGCTATGGCATTAGTATTATAGGAAAAGGTCGAATTGCTGTGTCTGTAGGACAGAGTATCCTTTTAATCTTTCTTGGAATCTGGAGTTGGTAACATTTAATTAGCATTAAAGTTAACAATAATTCATAATAAAATATTAAATAGAATTACATCTTTATTATCCCTATTTACTTATTTTATAATAATGAAAATTAAGATTAGTGGTGGAATATGAATAAAAGTTATTTTAAATTGAGTAGTTTGCCTTTTGCAGTTAAGTTTTATGTCGGTTTTGCTTTATTTGTATTTCTACTAATGGGGCTTACTTTTTTACATGCGTATATTAATAGACCTGAACAAATGAAAAGCCTTCAATTATATGAGCAAAAATTAGAAAGCATATCCTCGAAAAAAGTAAATGAAAAGTATTATACATCTGGTAGAAATGCTCAAAATAATAATCTTGAAATTACGTACGACTCTCTTACAATTGGAGATGTTAAAGGAGAACTTTCAAAACAAAATATAGGCTGGAATGAAATCAACAAAAATCGTATTGTTGGACATGATTATGATACTAATATTTATCTCGAACTATTTAAAGAACGAGGCTCTGATAAAGTGACTTTAATATTACAAAAAAGAAATTAATTATGGGTAGCAAAATTGTACTATCTCAACAACTAATGCATAAATAGAACTCCAAATGGAAGCAGGGGTTGATTAGTAGTTGAGGAAAAAGATAATACTAATAATTAGCATATTAGGAAATATTTTTCGCTGTTTTTACTTGGTGGCTAGTTTGTTAGCAACTCTACTAAATAAATCTAGTATATAGGCAGTATAAAGGACTTTGAGGGATGAAATTTAAAACAATTTATTCTGTTGTTTGGTATACATTTATAGGCTGTTTTTTCGTATGGCTAATTTGTGGATTAGGCTATAGGTTTTTGTTTAATGATACTGTTGAGCAGTCTAGAATGGAACTAACACAAGCTTTAAATGCAGCTTTCCCGAGAGATCACTATATAATTGATGGAGATGTATATGATTCGAACAGAAGAAATCTATTATCTATAGGAGTATCAATAAACATAAAGAAGGATTCACTACATAAAGATATAAAATCAATAAAGCCCTTAAATGGAGAATGGACTTTAATTGATCAGACTGCGTCTCGTTATGTATATGAAAATGAATCGTATAGAGTATATGTAACAAAGTATTCAGAGAATGATGGATATATTGTAGTGTTAGCACGTAATAATTGGTTAGAAATATTGCATTTATAATTCATTATTAGGGATAAAAGCTTTTGCAGATTGTTATATTATAGTGAGCTTATGGAGAAATATTACAATTATATAAATATGAATAAAATAATAGATTTT is part of the Veillonella sp. genome and encodes:
- a CDS encoding helix-turn-helix domain-containing protein encodes the protein MQFYKNLKRARVRMGKSQIEVAKAVGISNAALSNYETGYREPDLDTLCALSRYYGLTLDELLDVNGEQHEPIYDLSPVLKNKYIAYKGEVFELKDSQKRALLRELDNLFTKFEKSKVEDKSSKPKTYKHGNPHINRAGLANSAGSLAARRNIK
- the hemB gene encoding porphobilinogen synthase, with translation MYDLTYRPRRLRINPEMRDLVRETTLDVTDLIYPLFIVPGEGIKKEIDTLPGQYHLSVDEAVKMAQEVYDLGILGVEIFGIPTYKDEQGSSAWDMSQPVQQAIKAIRAAVPNLLVVADVCLCQYTTTGHCGMIDDHEILNDETLPLLCKVAVSQAEAGAHMVAPSDMMDGRVGAIREALDAAGYTNVSIMSYAAKYASAYYGPFRGAVNSAPKFGDRKSYQMDPANRLEAFREIELDIAEGADIIMIKPALSYLDIVRETRDRYELPVAVYNVSGEYAMVKSAAAAGLIDEERLVMETMLSMKRAGAKIIITYHAIDIAKWLQK
- the hemL gene encoding glutamate-1-semialdehyde 2,1-aminomutase — its product is MFQLGKSEKAFEEAKRYMPGGVNSPVRSYRSVGSNPPFISSASGSRIYDIDNNEYIDYVLSWGPMILGHANPEVIASLQEAIPRGTSYGAPTLLETELAKKVQAFMPSMEVIRLVNSGTEATMSALRVARGYTGRDRIVKFVGCYHGHSDALLVKAGSGLATFGVPDSPGVPQGVAENTITLPYNDSDAVRKLFDDIGDTIAAIIVEPVAGNMGCVPPEPGFLETLREVTKAHGALLIFDEVMCGFRASSGGAQKRYNIKPDLTCLGKIVGGGMPLAVFGGAREIMNQIAPAGPIYQAGTLSGNPIAVTSGLATLSILQRDPTIFKQVEDATIALCEGFERLAAQYNVPVVVQRVGSMFTIFFTDKPVKNFDDAAACNEEQFKMFFHHNLSHGIYYAPSPYESNFVSICHKSSEIERTLAVADEAFKKIGDTLKN
- the cobA gene encoding uroporphyrinogen-III C-methyltransferase translates to MTGMVYLIGAGPGDVKLITVKGRECIEKADVIVYDYLADAHLLEWARPDAELIYAGKQCKDHTMHQWEINELLVQKGKEGKIVARLKGGDPLVFGRGGEEAMALGEAGVPFEFVPGVTSPIAAPAYAGIPVTQRAMATSFAVVTGHEDPTKAVSGIHWEGLATAVDTLCFVMGVGNLPTIAEKLMAHGRPASTPVALVRWGTKTVQEVLVSTLEHVVEDVEKAQLKAPAIIVVGDVVNLREKLQWFDNKPLFGKTIVVTRARSQASAFREKLEAQGANVVEAAAIKTSPLELFDEDRRIINNTKQYQCIVFTSGEGVRYFFDALYKEGKDTRALGNSKVAAIGCATARELQKYGIVPDIIPVDYKAESAVKALEEELKAGDSVLLIQPKVARDVIPRSLRHHDIDVDILRLYETTQDTSQQEALVNALTAGTVDYITFTSSSTVTNTIQLLGDDALKLLGNTKIACIGPITAATAMSAGLKPAVISDVYTTDGLVNAIVKDI